A stretch of Desulfitobacterium dichloroeliminans LMG P-21439 DNA encodes these proteins:
- a CDS encoding CarD family transcriptional regulator: protein MYKINDYVVYGSTGSCEIVDIVMEKDISNNDTEYYVLQPAYDNNITIKTPVNNPKVLMRPIMTKEDVLSLIATMPELEPILASDDRHKNESYKAALKTGQSEEWVKIIKALYIEQQQRLEVGKKLAKADDDIMKAAEKNLHEEFALALNISPDEVHPYILAHVH from the coding sequence ATGTATAAAATTAATGATTATGTAGTATACGGCTCAACCGGATCATGTGAAATCGTAGATATTGTCATGGAAAAGGATATAAGCAATAATGATACAGAATACTATGTTTTACAACCGGCTTATGACAACAATATAACGATTAAGACCCCCGTGAACAATCCTAAGGTCTTGATGAGACCCATCATGACCAAAGAGGATGTCTTATCATTAATTGCGACTATGCCGGAACTGGAACCCATCTTAGCTAGCGACGATCGGCATAAAAACGAAAGCTACAAAGCGGCACTTAAAACAGGTCAAAGCGAAGAATGGGTAAAAATAATTAAAGCCTTATATATCGAGCAACAACAACGTCTTGAAGTGGGTAAGAAACTAGCAAAAGCCGATGATGACATTATGAAAGCTGCTGAAAAAAATCTGCATGAAGAGTTTGCTTTAGCCTTAAATATTTCGCCGGATGAAGTGCACCCCTATATTCTTGCACATGTTCATTAG